From Nerophis ophidion isolate RoL-2023_Sa linkage group LG15, RoL_Noph_v1.0, whole genome shotgun sequence, one genomic window encodes:
- the rreb1a gene encoding ras-responsive element-binding protein 1 isoform X1 yields MSRRKQPNPNKVRLAAMEDATEELQEVEGASPMMNGEEADFKEDTPQSGTTDEPDAATDETLQSGDQGGGSGGGDLSSINAMMSAVMSAAGSINGEGEAGSDATSGPSPSPSPNKTSAQRAPPGRNVRRIQQDVKEDHSTHVCPLCDKSCQSQHQLTMHIRQHNTDAGATDHSCSICGKCLSSASSLDRHMLVHSGERPYKCNVCGQTFTTNGNMHRHMKIHEKDPASGLLQVSPPSPTKRRRPSMKRRQGMEDESGDEPPSKKVMEDSAFEESPVGTTTAATAGARGVDEELLPCPICFKTCSSRLELDTHMDTHPDTTLRCDFCCLSFRTHRGLLRHNAGVHKILPQDPSGRPFIQNNPSIPSGFNDLAFIDFSCKKFAHIAQVWCETNLRRCVSKFHRFVCECCDKAFPLHSAMELHKSTIHIDTPKDAMEHKAAERKEETATQKNDVKERQNDSKNGLSTKQSNFLEALGLKHISKVKLGPTDDEIHQAHLDSIKVIHVEQLSSSLPQDHAYLAGGLGLTLGVGGVTALSIPLLDQSGTASTLQGLSQRDALSLLSLQPYQASFRMQPDGATTAAGAATSGVKPGEVGGIMELADIQQMLKVATTSPSQMGLSIPTLAKAAGFTGGQGQVQNQKAMPPLKPKPPITPRTSLTATTPPPLQSSQQASLGCISPSLPPPTPTLCKTPSSSSSSSSSAGGSHLEAECPLSDSPPAATTAVHEEEGLSRKKPGSKAVNEGGVSNAGSAKGSYPCRFCDQVFSFSGVLQAHMRFHLGILPHQCNICDYVAPDKATLIRHLRTHSGERPYICRVCHYPFTVKANCERHLRKKHAKTSRKDIEKNIKCVFSTTLNATTALATGTTTVDPGTGSTGAETVCRFCGEDLKTYRARQIHLRTHNGCQRKPFECRRCGAAFLAKRNCIHHLLKQHPEVQEREIEEHIATLQPAASVTFVRTAPNRLSQPPMQAIKLEAMTNPIYHEELDQPLDFSAKGRGGLVASPGVKMESLSPSLDCPALDEPIDLSIPSKRQKREATIISEKREIKMEQSGINIIEQHIVAKEDKMVATLPVGCYQFTPGSTPPPTSLANLSTSTRPQRLKPLLPKPVSSSVAPQTALKELPPLASIAQIIHSVSGAPDLLKREVATLEAKPQPASDSTSDLTGSSALQEPPSDDNSRKRTRKKTATLAIKDQSVLSSAVDLESSGEFASVEKMLATTDTNKFSTYLQTGAGDLTSKKDAERAGGGGDKDSGPREEAKTSVLLPQSKGKKNAYSNSVQKMTCPFCPRVFPWASSLQRHMLTHTGQKPFPCPRCDAFFSTKSNCERHLLRKHGVTNRTLRRNGAVIKKEGDEGSQESAESQSETEQLVTEPQSADEPPAFDADPSTDLKDTPSESQGEESTPTSPTHRPSPGSSPAQQVEPQSPKKPDLQGAAETETKLAPSAKMENADDDDCHSNKSLDLNFGRKLIDFKLSSSAPSTESPQEVTDKDKTSSVNASSACTTPAAKPQPEYKHVCRVCMKSFRYATTLARHERAHLNEETPAKAMSPQKEEEAESDVAKEPEEEKDEGPKKEVEPDEGGGGSEAGESSESEDEDKEKEERSDEEEPKSREGGDASGGRVDKRKKICNVCAKRFWSLQDLTRHMRSHTGERPYRCQTCDRTFTLKHSLVRHQRIHSKSRDADGASEDGDSCAATPTSTCPPSENESESAKDLEEVDAAELEGGSDPEQVEALSAASEEAAGRCANPQDAADNERSDTAAEDPPKDPPPGLGSAPAEAIIQDLLVIRVPSPMDQMLPNGEPPLVGVD; encoded by the exons ATGTCTCGGCGTAAGCAGCCCAACCCCAACAAAGTCCGAC TAGCAGCCATGGAGGACGCCACAGAGGAGTTGCAGGAAGTGGAAGGAGCCAGCCCGATGATGAATGGTGAGGAGGCGGACTTTAAAGAGGACACGCCTCAGAGTGGCACAACAG ATGAACCTGACGCGGCCACCGACGAGACGCTACAGAGTGGCGATCAAGGTGGCGGCAGCGGGGGAGGAGACTTGTCCTCCATCAACGCCATGATGTCAGCGGTAATGTCAGCAGCGGGGTCCATTAACGGTGAAGGAGAAGCAGGAAGTGACGCCACCTCTGGCCCCTCCCCAAG CCCCTCCCCTAACAAGACATCAGCTCAGAGAGCGCCACCCGGCCGCAACGTACGACGCATCCAG CAGGACGTCAAAGAAGACCACTCGACTCACGTGTGTCCACTGTGCGACAAGAGCTGTCAGAGTCAGCATCAGCTGACCATGCACATCAGACAG CACAACACCGACGCGGGGGCGACGGACCACTCGTGCAGCATTTGCGGCAAATGTCTGAGCTCGGCGTCGTCGTTGGACCGACACATGCTGGTGCACAGTGGCGAGCGACCATACAAGTGCAACGTCTGCGGACAGACCTTCACCACCAACGGGAACATGCACAG ACACATGAAGATCCATGAGAAAGACCCGGCCAGCGGCCTGCTCCAAGTCAGTCCCCCCTCACCTACCAAACGGCGGAGGCCATCTATGAAGAGGAGACAAGGCATGGAGGACGAGAGTGGAGACGAGCCACCCTCCAAGAAG GTGATGGAGGACTCCGCCTTTGAGGAGTCCCCAGTGGGGACGACTACGGCAGCAACAGCGGGTGCCCGGGGCGTGGACGAGGAGCTTCTCCCCTGTCCCATCTGCTTCAAGACCTGCAGCAGCAGACTTGAGCTGGacacacacatggacacacaccCCGACACCACACTGAG GTGTGACTTCTGCTGCCTTTCTTTCCGAACCCACCGTGGATTGTTGCGTCACAACGCAGGCGTCCACAAGATCCTTCCCCAAGACCCCAGCGGCCGCCCCTTCATCCAAAACAATCCCTCCATCCCCAGCGGATTTAATGACCTGGCCTTCATTGATTTTTCCTGCAAGAAGTTTGCTCACATTGCACAG GTCTGGTGCGAGACGAACCTTCGCCGCTGCGTCAGTAAGTTCCATCGCTTTGTGTGTGAGTGCTGCGACAAGGCTTTTCCACTGCACTCAGCCATGGAGCTCCACAAAAGCACCATCCATATAGACACACCCAAGGATGCTATGGAACACAAGGCTGCAGAGAGGAAAGAAGAGACCGCTACCCAAAAAAATGATGTCAAGGAACGTCAGAATGACTCCAAGAATGGTCTTTCTACCAAGCAGTCCAATTTCTTGGAGGCACTCGGTCTCAAGCACATCTCTAAG GTCAAGTTGGGACCCACAGATGATGAGATCCACCAGGCCCACTTGGACAGCATCAAGGTGATCCATGTGGAGCAACTGAGCTCCAGCCTGCCACAAGACCACGCCTACCTGGCAGGAGGTCTAGGTCTGACTCTGGGAGTGGGCGGGGTGACGGCACTCAGCATCCCCCTGCTGGACCAGTCAGGCACGGCGTCCACTCTGCAGGGTCTTTCCCAGCGGGACGCCCTCAGCTTGCTCTCCTTGCAGCCCTACCAGGCAAGCTTCCGCATGCAGCCTGATGGTGCTACCACCGCTGCTGGCGCAGCAACATCTGGCGTCAAACCCGGCGAGGTTGGCGGGATCATGGAGCTGGCAGACATACAGCAGATGCTGAAAGTGGCCACTACATCCCCCAGTCAGATGGGATTGAGCATCCCCACACTGGCCAAAGCTGCAGGGTTCACTGGAGGACAAG GTCAAGTCCAAAACCAAAAGGCAATGCCTCCATTGAAACCCAAACCTCCAATCACACCTCGCACCAGCCTTACTGCAACAACACCACCGCCCCTCCAGAGTTCCCAGCAGGCTTCGCTGGGCTGTATCAGTCCCAGCCTGCCGCCCCCGACCCCCACCCTTTGCAAAAcgccctcctcttcctcttcgtCCTCCTCATCAGCAGGCGGCAGCCACTTGGAAGCTGAGTGTCCTCTGTCTGATTCACCGCCTGCAGCCACCACCGCTGTGCATGAAGAGGAGGGGCTTAGTCGGAAGAAACCAGGAAGCAAAGCAGTTAACGAGGGCGGCGTCTCCAATGCTGGCTCGGCTAAAGGCTCCTACCCCTGTCGCTTCTGTGACCAGGTGTTCTCCTTTTCGGGCGTCCTGCAAGCTCACATGCGCTTCCACCTGGGGATTCTGCCTCACCAGTGCAACATCTGCGATTACGTGGCCCCCGACAAGGCCACACTCATAAGACACTTGCGCACGCACAGCGGCGAGCGTCCGTACATTTGCCGTGTCTGCCACTACCCCTTCACTGTCAAGGCCAACTGTGAGCGCCACCTCAGGAAGAAGCACGCCAAGACGTCCAGGAAGGACATCGAGAAAAACATTAAGTGTGTCTTTTCAACCACGCTAAACGCCACCACCGCTCTTGCCACAGGTACCACCACCGTTGATCCTGGTACAGGAAGTACCGGAGCAGAGACGGTGTGTCGGTTTTGTGGTGAGGACCTGAAGACATACCGGGCACGGCAGATCCACTTGCGCACACATAATGGCTGTCAGAGGAAGCCATTTGAGTGCCGACGCTGTGGCGCTGCCTTCCTGGCAAAGCGAAACTGCATCCACCACCTGCTCAAGCAGCACCCTGAGGTGCAGGAGCGTGAGATTGAGGAGCACATTGCTACGCTTCAGCCGGCTGCCTCTGTCACCTTTGTTCGCACAGCCCCCAACAGACTGAGTCAGCCACCCATGCAGGCAATCAAATTGGAAGCAATGACTAACCCCATTTATCACGAAGAACTGGATCAGCCTCTGGACTTCTCTGCCAAAGGTCGCGGAGGTCTTGTGGCATCTCCTGGGGTCAAAATGGAAAGTCTCTCCCCTAGTCTAGACTGCCCAGCCCTAGACGAGCCCATTGACCTGTCCATACCCAGCAAGAGGCAGAAGCGGGAAGCCACCATTATCAGTGAGAAGCGGGAGATCAAGATGGAGCAAAGTGGCATTAACATCATCGAGCAGCACATTGTCGCCAAAGAAGACAAGATGGTGGCCACACTGCCTGTGGGCTGCTACCAGTTCACCCCTGGATCCACACCTCCCCCTACCTCCCTCGCCAACCTCAGCACATCTACAAGACCTCAGCGCCTCAAGCCCCTCCTTCCTAAGCCCGTTTCCTCATCCGTAGCTCCTCAGACCGCCCTGAAAGAGCTCCCGCCTCTGGCGTCCATAGCTCAGATCATCCACTCAGTGTCCGGCGCGCCGGACCTGCTGAAGAGGGAGGTGGCCACGCTAGAGGCGAAACCTCAGCCGGCTTCTGATTCAACCTCAGACCTTACGGGAAGTTCCGCCCTGCAGGAGCCACCAAGTGATGACAACAGCAG GAAGAGAACTAGGAAGAAGACCGCCACCCTCGCCATCAAGGACCAGAGTGTTCTGAGCAGCGCTGTCGACCTTGAGTCCAGCGGCGAGTTTGCCAGCGTGGAAAAGATGCTCGCCACTACAGACACCAACAAGTTCAGCACCTACCTGCAGACCGGGGCGGGCGACCTCACATCCAAGAAAG ATGCCGAGAGAGCAGGAGGAGGCGGGGACAAGGACAGCGGCCCGAGAGAGGAAGCaaagacatctgtgttgcttccTCAATCAAAAGGGAAGAAGAACGCGTACTCCAACTCTGTCCAGAAGATGACTTGTCCTTTCTGTCCTCGAGTCTTCCCCTGGGCCAGCTCCCTGCAGAGACACATGTTGACGCACACTG GCCAGAAGCCCTTCCCATGTCCACGCTGCGACGCATTCTTCTCTACCAAGTCCAACTGTGAGCGACACCTTCTGAGGAAACACGGCGTTACCAACAGAACACTGCGACGCAACGGTGCCGTTATCAAAAAAGAAGGCGACGAAGGCTCACAAGAGAGCGCGG AGAGTCAGTCCGAGACAGAGCAGCTTGTAACAGAACCACAGAGCGCTGATGAGCCTCCAGCCTTTGATGCCGACCCTTCCACTGACCTCAAAGACACTCCCTCAGAGTCGCAGGGGGAGGAATCGACTCCTACCAGCCCCACCCACAGACCCAGCCCTG GGTCCAGTCCTGCTCAGCAAGTAGAACCACAATCTCCTAAAAAGCCAGATCTACAGGGGGCAGCGGAGACAGAAACTAAACTAGCTCCCAGTGCCAAG ATGGAGAACGCCGACGATGACGACTGTCACAGCAACAAAAGTTTGGACCTCAACTTCGGCAGGAAGCTCATCGATTTCAAGCTGTCTAGCTCCGCCCCCTCCACAGAGAGTCCACAGGAGGTGACAGATAAGGACAAGACTAGCAGCGTCAACGCTTCCTCGGCTTGCACCACCCCCGCCGCCAAGCCTCAGCCTGAGTACAAGCACGTGTGTCGCGTGTGCATGAAGAGTTTCCGCTACGCCACCACCCTCGCTCGCCACGAGAGGGCGCACCTGAACGAGGAGACACCGGCAAAGGCGATGTCGCCGCAGAAAGAGGAGGAGGCAGAGAGTGATGTCGCCAAAGAGCCAGAAGAGGAGAAAGATGAGGGGCCTAAGAAGGAGGTGGAGCCTGACGAGGGCGGCGGTGGGAGCGAAGCAGGCGAGAGCAGCGAGTCGGAGGACGAGGACAAGGAAAAGGAAGAACGCAGTGACGAGGAGGAGCCAAAGAGCAGAGAGGGTGGAGACGCGTCGGGAGGTCGAGTGGACAAACGCAAGAAGATCTGCAACGTGTGCGCCAAACGCTTCTGGTCTCTGCAGGACCTGACCCGACACATGAGGTCACACACAG GCGAGCGGCCGTATCGCTGTCAGACGTGCGATCGCACCTTCACACTCAAGCACAGCCTGGTCCGCCACCAGCGCATCCACTCCAAGAGCCGCGACGCAGACGGCGCCAGTGAGGACGGCGACTCCTGCGCCGCCACGCCCACCTCCACCTGCCCGCCCTCGGAGAACGAGAGCGAGAGCGCCAAGGACTTGGAGGAGGTGGACGCTGCCGAACTGGAGGGAGGATCTGATCCTGAACAAGTCGAGGCCCTGTCCGCTGCTTCTGAGGAGGCGGCTGGACGATGTGCAAACCCCCAGGATGCCGCTGACAATGAGAGGAGTGATACGGCTGCTGAAGACCCTCCCAAAGACCCACCCCCAGGCTTGGGCTCTGCCCCTGCTGAGGCCATCATCCAGGACCTGCTGGTGATTCGTGTCCCATCCCCCATGGATCAGATGCTGCCCAATGGGGAGCCCCCATTGGTGGGTGTGGACTGA